From a region of the Triticum aestivum cultivar Chinese Spring chromosome 7D, IWGSC CS RefSeq v2.1, whole genome shotgun sequence genome:
- the LOC123168074 gene encoding O-glucosyltransferase rumi yields the protein MKNFNPAAVEEERAAMVPPPPAAREEIVDDPPAEHQPSPSSATKPCWKTTTSSGAGVVIGTLMFLALLVGTNWIHHDAGQQYYSFHPVTDGGSFSRHGRATGRTRSSTAPLVHIPFSCGNDTSSPSLCRRRASPPAPSPSPSSSSSSQKQYSPGVPPPWCPDYFRHIHADMEPWRPTGITRDAVERARPSAEFRLVVVSGRAYVEKYRPSFQRRDILTQWGILQLLARYPDRVPDVDIMFGTGDVPVLRAADYPDHSTAPPLFRYCKDGTELAILWPDWSFWGWPEVNVRPWGALMEDFVRENGRLSWPDREPYAFWKGNPDVSPVRRDLFRCNNDSAAGKEWNVRAFKQDWNAAHRNGFRDSDLAKQCRYRYKIYVQGRAWSVSEKYILACDSPMLAIDTPFQDFFTRGLVAGKHYWPIDPARKCAAIKFAVDWGNAHPGQARRMGEEGSGFAREEMGMDYVYEYMLHVLTQYSALLRYKPTVPEKAVEVCVESMACPRRGREREFMMESRERYVAGRELCTLPPPFTTEEVREMAVRDEQVRSKLLQMEEGH from the exons GGTGCCGCCGCCTCCTGCAGCCCGGGAGGAGATCGTCGATGATCCGCCGGCGGAGCATCAGCCGTCGCCGTCATCGGCAACGAAGCCGTGCTGGAAGACGACGACGAGCAGCGGCGCTGGAGTGGTCATCGGCACCCTTATGTTTCTTGCTTTGCTCGTCGGCACCAATTGGATCCACCATGACGCTGGT CAACAGTACTACTCGTTCCACCCGGTCACCGACGGCGGCAGTTTCAGTCGGCATGGACGTGCTACTGGCCGCACCCGCTCATCCACGGCGCCCCTCGTACACATACCCTTCAGCTGCGGCAACGACACGTCGTCCCCGTCACTCTGCCGCCGCCGCGCATCACCGCcagcaccatcaccatcaccatcatcatcctcatcatcacagAAACAATACTCCCCGGGCGTGCCGCCACCTTGGTGCCCGGACTACTTCCGCCACATCCACGCGGACATGGAGCCGTGGCGCCCAACGGGGATCACGCGAGACGCGGTGGAGCGCGCCCGGCCCAGTGCGGAGTTCCGGCTCGTGGTGGTCTCCGGGCGCGCCTACGTGGAGAAGTATCGCCCATCGTTTCAGAGGCGGGATATCTTAACGCAGTGGGGCATCCTGCAGCTGCTCGCCCGCTACCCCGACCGCGTGCCGGACGTCGACATCATGTTCGGCACCGGCGACGTGCCCGTGTTGCGCGCCGCCGACTACCCTGACCATTCCACCGCGCCGCCGCTCTTCCGCTACTGCAAGGACGGGACGGAGCTGGCCATCCTCTGGCCCGACTGGTCCTTCTGGGGCTGGCCTGAGGTCAACGTTCGGCCATGGGGGGCGCTAATGGAGGACTTCGTCCGAGAGAACGGGCGCCTGTCGTGGCCAGACAGGGAGCCCTACGCGTTCTGGAAGGGCAACCCCGACGTCTCGCCGGTCCGCCGCGACCTCTTCCGGTGCAACAACGACTCCGCCGCCGGCAAGGAATGGAACGTGCGGGCGTTCAAGCAGGACTGGAACGCCGCCCACCGCAACGGCTTCAGGGACTCCGACCTGGCGAAGCAGTGCCGGTACAGGTACAAGATCTACGTGCAGGGACGGGCGTGGTCGGTGAGCGAGAAGTACATCCTCGCCTGCGACTCGCCGATGCTGGCCATCGACACGCCCTTCCAGGACTTCTTCACCCGGGGGCTAGTCGCCGGCAAGCACTACTGGCCCATCGACCCGGCGCGCAAGTGCGCCGCCATCAAGTTCGCCGTGGACTGGGGCAACGCTCACCCAGGGCAGGCGCGGCGTATGGGAGAAGAAGGCAGCGGGTTCGCGAGGGAGGAGATGGGCATGGACTACGTATACGAGTACATGCTCCACGTGCTGACGCAGTACAGTGCGCTGCTCCGGTACAAGCCCACCGTGCCCGAGAAAGCCGTGGAGGTCTGCGTCGAGTCCATGGCCTGCCCCAGACGTGGCCGTGAGAGGGAGTTCATGATGGAGTCCAGGGAGAGGTACGTGGCCGGGCGCGAGCTGTGCACGCTGCCGCCGCCGTTCACTACCGAGGAGGTAAGGGAAATGGCTGTCAGGGACGAGCAGGTGCGAAGCAAACTACTCCAGATGGAGGAGGGACACTAG